The following nucleotide sequence is from Sparus aurata chromosome 22, fSpaAur1.1, whole genome shotgun sequence.
CTCTGACTCCATCGCCAGAGGGATCCAGCACCGTGGGGAGGGCCTGTATGCTCGCCTTCAGGCCCTGGGTAAAGAGAGCAGCCGgctggaggagaaagagggtcCCAACTCTGCTGTTAGTCGCATAGCCAGAGTACAGCATGACACACTGACCCGGGCCTTCCACGCTGCCATGAGTGACTACAACAAGGCAGAGGAGATGCAGAGGAGTACATGTCGGGGGAGGATCCAGAGGCAGGCTTCAATACTGGGGACTGAAATCACTGATGATCAGCTGGATGTGATGGTGCACAAAGGTGGTGAGGGATGGACCGAGCTGTCCCAGAGCCTGCAGATGCAAGGCGGACGCTCATCACGCTGGGCGATGTGTGAGATCAAAGGCAGACAcaaggagctggtggagctggaggCCCGGCTGAAGGAGGTGCACGATCTGTTCCTGCAGATGGCCAtgctggtggaggagcaggGATCCATGCTCAATAA
It contains:
- the LOC115573719 gene encoding syntaxin-11-like isoform X1, encoding MLLGNGISVSGPYERISSRMRDMLERLQTISEEDDDYEPEIYGPEYDVDKVTLSQQAVVFENSSTIEDILKEAHSIRREISLLHLEVERLSTHNERFGTSVRRLTLLKKDSDSIARGIQHRGEGLYARLQALGKESSRLEEKEGPNSAVSRIARVQHDTLTRAFHAAMSDYNKAEEMQRSTCRGRIQRQASILGTEITDDQLDVMVHKGGEGWTELSQSLQMQGGRSSRWAMCEIKGRHKELVELEARLKEVHDLFLQMAMLVEEQGSMLNNIEANVRTTDEYIEKINIHIKTALKYKKKNPFLQCCPCLPCWRNNQAL
- the LOC115573719 gene encoding syntaxin-11-like isoform X2; translated protein: MRDMLERLQTISEEDDDYEPEIYGPEYDVDKVTLSQQAVVFENSSTIEDILKEAHSIRREISLLHLEVERLSTHNERFGTSVRRLTLLKKDSDSIARGIQHRGEGLYARLQALGKESSRLEEKEGPNSAVSRIARVQHDTLTRAFHAAMSDYNKAEEMQRSTCRGRIQRQASILGTEITDDQLDVMVHKGGEGWTELSQSLQMQGGRSSRWAMCEIKGRHKELVELEARLKEVHDLFLQMAMLVEEQGSMLNNIEANVRTTDEYIEKINIHIKTALKYKKKNPFLQCCPCLPCWRNNQAL